One genomic region from Magnetofaba australis IT-1 encodes:
- a CDS encoding pentapeptide repeat-containing protein, whose translation MAESAGVRTPLFQHMDQILNKETGSRFTLLLADSGMGKSAFMLNYAARNMLRLFPPFPIMVLPFNYARLFEDIDAVQKPSDTVLLLDAFDEDATAYEDHQSRLGEVMERVQGFRHVVITCRSHFFTSDREIPDETGVTRLGVRKAGVSAILRFNRLYISPFTESQVEAFLRRRYPFWRRQERNAARRIIKKAPDLTARPMLLSHVEKLVRSQEPLRSLAQIYARMVDAWLVREAGYIAPDKEGLRRFSHAVAMDIMLNRARRKQERIPFAEIEPLAERWNIRVQGGVLEQGRVLEQGRVLGARPLLNRDAHGNYKFAHRSFLEFFFLEAFLALPPSERPVIAWSELTKTFFLGMLYDSNAVGSRNRTKERMTQFQCVDLSGMDIARETLKYVAGTGRSLRKNTLMFNDHLWAVTLTDTNWESANLQNAQLIGAHFLASNLQNADLQGSDLTGANLSGANLAGADLSGAHLSGAKLSGANLIEANLIEAKLYVAKLSKAKLSEAKLLRADLSEANLSGANLSEANLSKAYLSGANLSEADLSGADLSGADLSGANLSEADLSGADLFGVGLTGAKLLRANLSEAYLSGAYLSGAKLSAAKLSGAKLLRADLSGADLSGADLSEADLSGADLSGADLSGADLSGADLSGADLSEADLTKANLSGALLRATNITSAKLSPENLKYALQAGAITTDSDQSNLPMTELTE comes from the coding sequence ATGGCGGAGTCCGCCGGGGTGCGGACCCCCCTGTTTCAACATATGGATCAGATTCTCAATAAAGAAACCGGCAGCCGCTTCACCCTGCTGCTGGCGGACTCGGGCATGGGCAAATCCGCCTTCATGCTCAACTATGCCGCGCGCAACATGTTGCGGTTGTTCCCCCCCTTTCCCATCATGGTGCTGCCGTTCAACTACGCCCGCCTGTTTGAAGACATTGACGCTGTGCAAAAGCCATCAGACACAGTTCTGCTTTTGGACGCCTTTGACGAAGACGCCACGGCCTATGAGGATCATCAATCACGGCTTGGCGAAGTGATGGAGCGGGTGCAGGGGTTTCGCCACGTGGTCATCACCTGCCGCAGCCACTTTTTCACCTCGGACAGAGAGATCCCGGATGAAACCGGCGTCACCCGCCTGGGCGTTCGCAAAGCGGGCGTTTCCGCCATCTTACGCTTCAATCGGCTGTACATCTCCCCCTTCACCGAATCCCAGGTGGAAGCCTTCTTACGCCGACGCTATCCCTTCTGGCGCCGTCAGGAGCGAAACGCGGCGCGACGTATTATTAAGAAGGCGCCAGACTTGACGGCGCGCCCCATGCTTCTTAGCCATGTTGAGAAGCTGGTGCGCTCTCAAGAGCCCTTGCGCAGTTTGGCGCAAATTTACGCAAGAATGGTTGATGCCTGGCTGGTGCGCGAGGCGGGTTATATTGCCCCGGACAAAGAGGGCCTGCGGCGCTTCTCCCATGCCGTGGCCATGGACATCATGCTCAACCGCGCGAGACGGAAACAGGAGCGCATTCCTTTTGCTGAAATTGAGCCCCTGGCCGAGCGCTGGAACATTCGCGTACAAGGGGGCGTGCTGGAACAAGGGCGCGTGCTGGAACAAGGGCGCGTACTGGGGGCGCGTCCATTACTCAACCGGGACGCCCACGGCAACTACAAATTCGCCCATCGCAGCTTTCTGGAGTTTTTCTTTCTCGAAGCTTTCCTGGCGCTGCCGCCTTCTGAACGGCCTGTCATTGCGTGGAGCGAACTGACCAAGACGTTTTTCCTGGGGATGCTTTATGACAGCAATGCAGTCGGATCGCGGAATAGGACCAAGGAGCGCATGACGCAATTTCAATGCGTTGATCTCAGTGGAATGGACATAGCACGGGAAACACTGAAATACGTTGCAGGCACAGGACGCTCACTGCGCAAAAATACGCTTATGTTCAATGATCATCTCTGGGCCGTCACTCTGACAGATACAAATTGGGAATCAGCGAACCTACAAAACGCACAATTAATAGGAGCACACTTTCTTGCCTCAAACCTCCAAAACGCTGATTTGCAGGGGAGTGACTTAACAGGCGCTAATTTATCAGGAGCCAACCTCGCTGGAGCCGACCTCTCTGGAGCCCACCTCTCTGGAGCCAAACTCTCTGGAGCCAACCTCATTGAAGCCAACCTCATTGAAGCCAAACTCTATGTAGCCAAACTCTCTAAAGCCAAACTCTCTGAAGCCAAACTCTTGAGAGCCGACCTCTCTGAAGCCAACCTCTCCGGAGCCAACCTCTCTGAAGCCAACCTCTCTAAAGCTTACCTCTCTGGAGCCAACCTCTCTGAAGCCGACCTCTCTGGAGCCGACCTCTCTGGAGCCGACCTCTCTGGAGCCAACCTCTCTGAAGCCGACCTCTCTGGAGCCGACCTCTTTGGAGTCGGCCTCACTGGAGCCAAACTCTTGAGAGCCAACCTCTCTGAAGCCTACCTCTCTGGAGCCTACCTCTCTGGAGCCAAACTCTCTGCAGCCAAACTCTCTGGAGCCAAACTCTTGAGAGCCGACCTCTCTGGAGCCGACCTCTCTGGAGCCGACCTCTCTGAAGCCGACCTCTCTGGAGCCGACCTCTCTGGAGCCGACCTCTCTGGAGCCGACCTCTCTGGAGCCGACCTCTCTGGAGCCGACCTCTCTGAAGCCGACCTCACTAAGGCCAACCTCTCTGGAGCACTTCTGAGAGCAACCAACATCACGAGTGCTAAGCTGTCTCCCGAAAATTTAAAATACGCCTTACAAGCTGGCGCTATCACGACCGATTCCGACCAATCCAACCTCCCGATGACAGAACTAACTGAGTAA
- a CDS encoding L,D-transpeptidase family protein, producing the protein MKLRIVALLATLLLAQPAAARDPASPWTPRPDGQPRPGVTLQLEPRLESVIQGRRPSAAPQRVSAQSLAAQGRGEIIGAGSYLYRVQGHETLLMLARTYNLGYNEITLANPGLDPWVPSKKSVVHLPLLFVAPQAIVADKRPGIVINLPEMRLFHRRKDKRLQTYPVGIGREGYDTPITQGKVRRKQSDPSWYPPASILAEDRGLPKRVPPGPDNPLGSHAIYLTISGYLIHGTNKPFGIGRRVSHGCIRMYPEDIPRLYERAQIGERVRIVDEPVKAGWSGSGELYLEAHPPLVDGAGSDESKGGLLNLANQAISKALDRRKDQEVAINWRLVELMAQRPDGVPRKVGDPIAQAAAAK; encoded by the coding sequence ATGAAACTTCGCATCGTCGCGCTCCTGGCGACACTGCTACTGGCGCAGCCCGCCGCCGCGCGCGATCCCGCCTCGCCGTGGACGCCGCGTCCCGACGGCCAACCGCGCCCCGGCGTCACGCTGCAACTGGAGCCGCGCCTGGAGTCGGTGATCCAGGGACGTCGCCCCAGCGCCGCGCCGCAACGCGTCAGCGCACAATCCCTGGCCGCCCAAGGGCGCGGCGAGATCATCGGCGCAGGCAGTTACCTCTATCGCGTGCAGGGCCACGAAACCCTGCTGATGCTGGCGCGCACCTATAATCTGGGCTACAACGAAATCACCCTGGCCAACCCGGGACTCGACCCCTGGGTTCCGTCCAAAAAGAGCGTGGTGCATCTGCCGCTGCTGTTCGTCGCGCCGCAGGCGATTGTGGCCGACAAGCGCCCCGGCATCGTCATCAACCTGCCGGAGATGCGCCTGTTCCATCGCCGCAAGGACAAGCGCCTGCAGACCTATCCGGTGGGCATTGGCCGCGAGGGCTATGACACCCCCATCACCCAGGGCAAGGTGCGCCGCAAACAGTCCGACCCCTCCTGGTATCCGCCCGCCTCCATTCTGGCGGAGGATCGCGGCCTGCCCAAGCGCGTGCCCCCCGGACCGGACAACCCACTGGGCTCCCACGCCATCTATCTGACCATCAGCGGCTACCTGATTCATGGCACCAACAAGCCGTTCGGCATCGGGCGGCGCGTCAGCCACGGTTGTATCCGTATGTACCCCGAGGACATTCCGCGTCTGTACGAACGCGCGCAGATCGGCGAGCGAGTGCGCATCGTCGACGAGCCGGTCAAAGCGGGCTGGTCAGGCTCCGGCGAACTCTATCTGGAGGCGCATCCACCATTGGTCGATGGCGCGGGCTCCGACGAGAGCAAAGGCGGTCTGCTCAATCTGGCCAATCAGGCGATCTCCAAGGCGTTGGACCGACGCAAGGATCAAGAGGTCGCCATCAACTGGCGCTTGGTGGAGCTGATGGCGCAACGTCCCGACGGCGTGCCGCGCAAGGTGGGCGATCCCATCGCCCAAGCCGCCGCCGCAAAGTAA
- a CDS encoding nicotinamide-nucleotide amidohydrolase family protein, translating into MKCLLATPRWSEFEGVRAPSGRPELDLLLLRLGFSEIDTFELEPDAPFDPASISDEYPLILIQANGMGGGRLRRSVLSSLGLSLGLDSPDDTGQLRVVGARPLHDAYGRTRGFAANRKGHMTAYFDATVWEAHEDLLRSIRIFQDEQLEFPPTERSRREPACWLVECGGAPDAVMGQLGPAAQELTGTCCAPRPLPNGDAALVIRPHVGDELEQAMRESLGIALYSEEPASLEELVGARLRELGKTVATVESCTAGLVSARLTAIPGSSGYFKAGLTLYSNEAKGFYVEGVAPLVERCGAVSPEVAMALARGAQRQNDVDYAVAITGIAGPDGGTPQKPVGTVFLAAVSRQGDALSHHGLYRGGRESVRYQASQTALHLLRRLLPMG; encoded by the coding sequence ATGAAGTGTCTGCTGGCGACGCCGCGTTGGAGCGAATTTGAGGGCGTGCGCGCCCCGTCGGGGCGACCCGAATTGGATCTGCTGCTGCTGCGGTTGGGTTTCTCGGAGATCGACACCTTCGAGCTGGAGCCCGACGCCCCTTTCGACCCTGCATCCATCTCCGACGAATATCCGCTGATTCTGATTCAGGCCAACGGCATGGGCGGCGGACGCCTGCGCCGTTCGGTGCTGTCGAGCCTGGGGCTGTCGCTGGGGCTGGACAGCCCCGACGACACCGGCCAGCTGCGCGTGGTGGGCGCGCGTCCGCTGCACGACGCCTATGGTCGCACGCGGGGCTTCGCCGCCAACCGCAAAGGCCATATGACCGCCTATTTCGACGCCACCGTATGGGAAGCGCATGAAGACCTGCTGCGCTCCATTCGCATCTTCCAGGATGAACAGTTAGAGTTCCCCCCCACCGAGCGATCGCGGCGCGAACCGGCCTGCTGGCTGGTGGAGTGCGGCGGCGCCCCCGATGCGGTGATGGGGCAACTGGGTCCGGCGGCGCAGGAGTTGACCGGCACATGCTGCGCGCCGCGTCCGCTGCCCAACGGCGATGCGGCGCTGGTGATTCGCCCCCACGTGGGCGACGAACTGGAGCAGGCCATGCGCGAGAGCCTGGGCATCGCGCTGTATAGCGAAGAGCCCGCCAGCCTGGAAGAGCTGGTGGGCGCGCGACTGCGCGAGCTGGGCAAAACCGTGGCCACGGTGGAGTCGTGCACCGCCGGACTGGTGAGCGCGCGTCTGACCGCCATTCCCGGCTCCAGCGGCTACTTCAAGGCGGGTCTGACCCTGTATAGCAACGAGGCCAAAGGCTTTTATGTGGAAGGCGTGGCGCCATTGGTGGAGCGCTGCGGCGCGGTGAGCCCGGAAGTGGCCATGGCGCTGGCCCGCGGCGCCCAGCGCCAGAATGATGTGGATTACGCCGTCGCCATCACCGGCATCGCCGGCCCTGATGGCGGCACGCCGCAAAAACCGGTGGGCACGGTGTTCCTGGCGGCGGTGAGCCGTCAGGGCGATGCGCTGTCACACCATGGTCTCTATCGCGGCGGGCGCGAAAGCGTGCGCTATCAAGCCAGCCAGACCGCGCTGCACCTGCTGCGCCGCCTGCTCCCCATGGGGTAA
- a CDS encoding phosphatidylglycerophosphatase A family protein yields the protein MRDFPFHGPAMWLATWGGSGLAPKAPGTVGTLAALPLVWLALTLGPRWHALITVVVSAVGVWAAQRACEALGRDDPKEVVIDEAAGMLLTLLFAPLSALNLALGFALFRLFDILKPGPVGWLDRHVHGGWGVMLDDLAAGALAALTLWGLRLLNILP from the coding sequence ATGCGGGATTTTCCCTTTCACGGCCCGGCCATGTGGCTGGCCACCTGGGGCGGCTCCGGGCTTGCGCCCAAAGCGCCCGGCACCGTGGGGACCCTGGCCGCGCTGCCGCTGGTGTGGCTGGCGCTGACGCTGGGCCCGCGCTGGCATGCGCTGATCACCGTCGTGGTCTCCGCCGTGGGCGTATGGGCGGCGCAGCGCGCCTGCGAAGCGCTGGGGCGCGACGACCCCAAAGAGGTGGTCATCGACGAGGCCGCCGGCATGCTGCTGACCCTGCTGTTTGCGCCGCTCTCGGCGCTGAATCTGGCGCTGGGGTTTGCGCTGTTTCGTCTGTTCGACATTCTCAAGCCTGGTCCGGTGGGATGGCTGGACCGGCATGTGCACGGCGGCTGGGGCGTGATGTTGGACGATCTGGCGGCGGGCGCGCTGGCGGCGTTGACCTTGTGGGGACTGCGCCTGCTCAACATTCTGCCGTAA
- the phoU gene encoding phosphate signaling complex protein PhoU has product MVGSQHTVKSYDDELAELSQGVSKLLERTHHQFEFALKALKTCDLSLVAKALELEDQVDAEEARVDHQAVRMIATRQPMGQDLRNIVSAMRGAPHLERIGDLSVNIAKRAEIVCTCASDAERAPLIAVGERLIDAFDALGHALNDADPESARKVWREDAEVDRLYTNAFEILLRFAANISEPRQANAAAHMICIARDMERIGDHLTDLAEDIHYGVTGDLIEGRRPKADESRRLTLKP; this is encoded by the coding sequence ATGGTTGGTAGTCAACACACGGTCAAGAGCTATGACGACGAACTGGCGGAACTGAGCCAAGGCGTCTCCAAACTGCTTGAACGCACGCATCATCAATTTGAGTTCGCCCTCAAGGCGCTGAAAACCTGTGACTTGAGCCTGGTCGCCAAAGCGCTGGAGCTGGAGGATCAGGTGGACGCCGAAGAGGCGCGGGTGGACCATCAGGCGGTGCGCATGATCGCCACGCGCCAACCCATGGGACAGGATCTACGCAATATCGTCTCCGCCATGCGCGGCGCGCCCCACCTGGAGCGCATCGGCGATCTGTCGGTGAATATCGCCAAACGCGCCGAGATCGTCTGCACCTGCGCCAGCGACGCTGAACGCGCGCCATTGATTGCGGTGGGCGAGCGCCTGATTGACGCCTTTGACGCCCTGGGCCACGCCCTCAATGACGCCGACCCCGAATCCGCGCGCAAAGTGTGGCGCGAAGACGCCGAGGTCGATCGTCTTTACACCAATGCGTTTGAGATTCTGCTGCGCTTTGCCGCCAACATCAGCGAACCGCGCCAAGCCAACGCCGCCGCGCACATGATCTGCATCGCCCGCGACATGGAGCGCATTGGCGACCACCTCACCGACCTGGCCGAGGATATCCACTACGGCGTCACCGGCGACCTCATCGAAGGGCGTCGCCCCAAGGCCGACGAGTCGCGCCGCCTGACCCTCAAGCCCTGA
- the thrS gene encoding threonine--tRNA ligase — MPQISLPDGAVKSFDEPVNAGQVAASIGKQLAKAAVAARVDGKLVDLTTVIDHDAQLELVLGDSDAGREILRHSTSHLMAQAVKELFPDAQVTIGPAVDNGFYYDFDYERPFTPDDLNKIEQRMRQIAKRNLKVERRVMARDEAVSFFRDMGEIYKAEIIAGIPDGEEISLYSQGDFIDLCSGPHVSSTGKLKAFKLQRVAGAYWRGDSNNKMLQRIYGTAWHSQEALDAYLTQLAEAEKRDHRRLGKDLDLFSLQEDAGGGLVFWHPMGSRVRRMIEEFWKEKHIAGGYEFLYTPHMANRDLWDQSGHTSFYADGMFRPMEVDEQAYQIRPMNCPFHILIYKDALRSYRELPFRWAELGTVYRYEMSGALHGLFRVRGFTQDDAHIFCTEDQIESEIQQILDLTLDILGAYGFSNFEINLSTRPEKSVGEEAIWDRATEALRAAIISRNLPYVVDEGGGAFYGPKIDLKITDAIGRKWQCSTVQLDFNLPERFEMEYVAADGTRKRPIMIHRALMGSLERFFGILVEHYAGAFPLWLAPVQAQVMTITEAQDEYAQQVRDALRAAGLRAEMDLRNEKVGYKIREHTLKKVPYLLVVGDREREEGTINVRLRSGQNLGSLPLSAVIARLSEENDSRALEPKEV; from the coding sequence ATGCCGCAAATCTCTCTGCCCGACGGGGCTGTGAAAAGTTTTGACGAACCGGTCAACGCCGGTCAGGTCGCCGCGTCCATCGGCAAGCAGTTGGCCAAAGCCGCCGTTGCCGCGCGCGTGGATGGCAAGCTGGTGGATCTGACCACCGTGATCGACCACGACGCCCAGTTGGAATTGGTGCTGGGCGATAGCGACGCTGGCCGTGAAATTCTGCGTCACTCCACCAGTCACCTGATGGCGCAAGCGGTCAAGGAGCTGTTCCCCGACGCTCAGGTCACCATCGGCCCGGCGGTGGATAACGGCTTCTACTACGATTTCGACTACGAGCGCCCCTTCACCCCCGACGATCTGAACAAGATCGAACAGCGCATGCGTCAGATCGCCAAGCGCAATCTGAAGGTCGAGCGCCGGGTGATGGCGCGTGATGAGGCGGTGAGCTTCTTCCGCGACATGGGCGAGATCTATAAAGCGGAGATCATCGCCGGGATTCCCGATGGCGAGGAGATCTCCCTGTATAGCCAGGGCGACTTCATCGACCTGTGCAGCGGTCCCCACGTCTCCAGCACCGGCAAGCTCAAAGCCTTCAAGCTGCAGCGCGTGGCCGGGGCCTACTGGCGCGGCGACTCCAACAACAAAATGCTGCAACGCATCTATGGCACGGCGTGGCACAGCCAGGAGGCGCTGGACGCCTACCTGACCCAGTTGGCGGAGGCGGAAAAGCGCGATCACCGTCGTCTGGGCAAGGATCTGGATCTGTTCTCCCTGCAGGAGGACGCTGGCGGCGGGTTGGTGTTCTGGCACCCCATGGGCTCGCGCGTGCGCCGCATGATCGAGGAGTTCTGGAAAGAGAAGCATATCGCCGGCGGCTACGAGTTCCTCTACACCCCGCACATGGCCAATCGCGATCTGTGGGATCAGTCCGGTCACACCAGCTTCTATGCCGATGGCATGTTCCGCCCCATGGAGGTGGATGAGCAGGCGTATCAGATTCGCCCCATGAACTGCCCGTTCCACATCCTTATCTATAAGGATGCGCTGCGCTCCTACCGCGAACTGCCGTTCCGTTGGGCCGAGCTGGGCACGGTTTATCGCTATGAGATGTCCGGCGCGCTGCATGGCCTGTTCCGCGTGCGCGGCTTCACCCAGGACGACGCCCACATCTTCTGCACCGAGGACCAGATCGAAAGCGAGATTCAGCAGATTCTCGACCTGACCCTGGATATCCTCGGCGCCTACGGCTTCTCCAATTTTGAGATCAACCTCTCCACCCGTCCTGAGAAGTCGGTGGGCGAAGAGGCGATCTGGGATCGCGCCACCGAGGCGTTGCGCGCGGCCATCATTTCGCGCAATCTGCCCTACGTGGTGGATGAGGGCGGCGGCGCCTTCTACGGTCCCAAAATCGACCTGAAGATCACCGACGCCATCGGCCGCAAATGGCAGTGCTCCACCGTGCAGTTGGACTTCAATCTGCCCGAGCGCTTTGAGATGGAGTATGTCGCCGCCGATGGAACGCGCAAGCGTCCCATCATGATCCACCGCGCCCTGATGGGCTCATTGGAGCGCTTCTTCGGCATTCTGGTGGAGCACTACGCCGGGGCCTTCCCGCTGTGGCTGGCGCCGGTGCAGGCGCAGGTGATGACCATCACCGAAGCCCAGGATGAGTACGCCCAGCAGGTGCGCGACGCCTTGCGCGCAGCGGGTCTGCGAGCGGAAATGGACCTGCGCAATGAAAAAGTGGGTTATAAAATCCGCGAACATACGCTAAAAAAGGTACCTTATTTGTTGGTGGTCGGAGACCGCGAACGCGAAGAGGGCACGATCAACGTGCGCCTGCGCTCCGGTCAAAACCTCGGCTCCCTGCCGCTGTCTGCGGTGATCGCGCGTCTGAGCGAAGAGAACGACAGCCGCGCTCTGGAGCCCAAAGAGGTCTGA
- the infC gene encoding translation initiation factor IF-3, protein MPQSTDTTRTNEAIRVPEVRLIDEEGEQVGVISTHQALARAQEAGLDLVEVAPEARPPVCKIMDYTKFKYQKAIRERQARKNQVRIDTKEVKFRPGTDTHDYDVKSRAIRKFLEAGNKVKCTMRFRGREMAHQELGLAMLKKLEQELVELGKVEQYPKLLGRQITMVLAPVAVPTKKK, encoded by the coding sequence TTGCCGCAATCCACCGACACCACGCGCACCAACGAAGCGATTCGTGTGCCCGAGGTGCGGTTGATCGACGAAGAGGGCGAACAGGTGGGGGTGATTTCGACCCATCAGGCTCTCGCCCGGGCCCAGGAAGCAGGTTTGGATTTGGTGGAAGTCGCGCCGGAGGCTCGTCCCCCGGTGTGCAAGATCATGGACTACACCAAGTTCAAGTATCAAAAGGCCATTCGCGAACGGCAGGCGCGTAAGAACCAGGTGCGCATCGACACCAAAGAGGTGAAGTTCCGGCCTGGAACCGACACCCACGACTATGACGTTAAGTCGCGCGCCATCCGCAAGTTCCTGGAAGCCGGCAACAAGGTCAAATGCACCATGCGCTTCCGGGGCCGCGAAATGGCTCACCAGGAGTTGGGTTTGGCCATGCTCAAAAAGCTGGAGCAGGAGCTGGTGGAGCTGGGTAAGGTGGAGCAGTATCCCAAACTGCTTGGCCGCCAGATCACCATGGTCCTTGCGCCCGTGGCCGTGCCGACCAAAAAGAAGTAA
- the rpmI gene encoding 50S ribosomal protein L35: MPKIKSHRGAAKRFKATGSGKIRRNKAFKSHILTKKSIKRKRGFRQSGIVSAVDTAAIKKMLPYL; this comes from the coding sequence ATGCCCAAGATCAAGAGTCACCGGGGCGCCGCCAAGCGGTTTAAAGCCACCGGCAGCGGCAAAATCCGCCGCAACAAGGCGTTCAAAAGCCACATCCTGACCAAGAAGTCCATCAAGCGTAAGCGCGGCTTCCGTCAGAGCGGCATCGTCAGCGCTGTGGATACCGCCGCCATCAAAAAGATGCTGCCGTATCTCTAA
- the rplT gene encoding 50S ribosomal protein L20 has protein sequence MPRVKRGVTAHARHKKVIKQAKGYRGRNGTCFRVAKQKVEKGLQYAYRDRKALKREMRALWIQRINAAARENGLSYSVFINGLGKAGIEVDRKVLAELAVSEPADFAKLAETAKAAL, from the coding sequence ATGCCACGAGTAAAACGGGGTGTGACGGCGCATGCGCGCCATAAGAAGGTCATCAAACAGGCCAAAGGCTATCGCGGACGCAACGGGACCTGTTTCCGCGTTGCCAAGCAGAAGGTTGAGAAAGGCTTGCAGTACGCCTATCGCGACCGCAAAGCCCTCAAGCGCGAGATGCGTGCGCTGTGGATTCAGCGCATCAACGCGGCTGCGCGGGAGAATGGCCTCTCCTACAGCGTTTTCATCAACGGTCTGGGCAAAGCGGGTATTGAAGTTGACCGCAAAGTTCTGGCCGAGTTGGCGGTGAGTGAGCCGGCTGATTTCGCCAAACTGGCGGAAACCGCCAAGGCCGCCCTGTAA
- a CDS encoding IS1 family transposase (programmed frameshift): protein MAMITVHCPECGSQNVVKNGKQSNGKPRFRCDNPDCKRRYFQTTYTHKGRQPEVKRQILEMTLNGAGIRDTSRVLGVGRNTITREIKKHRNLTGESSTSAELASDTPVDVVRVDQAEADEMWSYVGSKANPRWIWHAIERQSGRVLAYVFGTRKDAVLKELRKLLEPFGIANLFTDDWGAYHRVPLAPNHFVGKRNTQRIERKHLTWRTRIKRLARKTICFSKCEVMHDTVIGLFINRYEFGLEI from the exons ATGGCCATGATTACCGTGCATTGCCCAGAATGTGGAAGCCAAAACGTTGTAAAGAATGGAAAACAGTCCAATGGGAAGCCGCGCTTCCGCTGCGACAATCCAGACTGTAAACGCCGCTATTTCCAAACGACCTACACCCACAAAGGGCGTCAACCAGAGGTAAAACGTCAAATCCTTGAGATGACTCTTAACGGCGCTGGGATTCGTGACACCTCTCGCGTCCTGGGTGTCGGGCGCAACACCATCACCCGAGAGATAAAAAAACACCGGAATCTCACAGGTGAATCTTCCACTTCT GCTGAACTGGCTTCCGATACGCCGGTCGACGTGGTTCGGGTTGATCAAGCAGAAGCTGATGAAATGTGGTCCTATGTCGGCAGCAAGGCCAACCCTCGATGGATTTGGCATGCCATCGAACGCCAGTCAGGCCGCGTCCTGGCATATGTCTTCGGAACTCGGAAAGATGCTGTGCTCAAAGAGCTGCGTAAACTGCTGGAGCCTTTTGGCATCGCCAACCTGTTTACCGATGATTGGGGCGCTTACCATCGCGTCCCATTGGCCCCAAATCATTTCGTGGGCAAGCGCAACACTCAGCGTATTGAGCGCAAGCATCTGACTTGGCGCACTCGCATCAAGCGACTGGCCAGAAAGACCATCTGCTTCTCCAAATGCGAGGTGATGCACGACACGGTCATTGGCCTGTTTATCAACCGCTACGAGTTTGGTCTGGAAATATAG
- a CDS encoding IS1 family transposase, whose protein sequence is MNLPLLAELASDTPVDVVRVDQAEADEMWSYVDSKANPRWIWHAIERQSGRVLAYVFGVVAPFS, encoded by the coding sequence GTGAATCTTCCACTTCTGGCTGAACTGGCTTCCGATACGCCGGTCGACGTGGTTCGGGTTGATCAAGCAGAAGCTGATGAAATGTGGTCCTATGTCGACAGCAAGGCCAACCCTCGATGGATTTGGCATGCCATCGAACGCCAGTCAGGCCGCGTCCTGGCATATGTCTTCGGGGTAGTGGCTCCGTTTAGCTGA
- a CDS encoding IS1-like element transposase produces MAMITVHCPECGSQNVVKNGKQSNGKPRFRCDNPDCKRRYFQTTYTHKGRQPEVKRQILEMTLNGAGIRDTSRVLGVGRNTITREIKKHRNLTGESSTSG; encoded by the coding sequence ATGGCCATGATTACCGTGCATTGCCCAGAATGTGGAAGCCAAAACGTTGTAAAGAATGGCAAACAGTCCAATGGGAAGCCGCGCTTCCGCTGCGACAATCCAGACTGTAAACGCCGCTATTTCCAAACGACCTACACCCACAAAGGGCGTCAACCAGAGGTAAAACGTCAAATCCTTGAGATGACTCTTAACGGCGCTGGGATTCGTGACACCTCTCGCGTCCTGGGTGTCGGGCGCAACACCATCACCCGAGAGATAAAAAAACACCGGAATCTCACAGGTGAATCTTCCACTTCTGGCTGA